In a genomic window of Chryseobacterium sp. G0162:
- a CDS encoding tetratricopeptide repeat protein has product MIKPILFLAVMTQFVFCKQADNNPIKNDNLSSKKEVENHQPLKDTVRGDFNKDNKVDYLQILDKSPEEKQVKIFLQGANNKFSETKSFMVNNDDFTEVEDPVNNLFISSIKPGEIIVGASCCGNFKTTETHYYKFIKDNWYLYKTSISTVDDDFIPNITMDMNNLSNSIDNKTADNNDIYNKDIKESKENSLSNFSKSLVLLKSASKTNALNKQNTIDIETIAEWLYFNPLNENNLNDYNDIAYYNAYTKDGNLSSIFLLKEIIEKYPNRVVAYLNLGDSYWTFDNKEKAKEAYLKYIDLMKSQKKDTSKIPQRVYDRTK; this is encoded by the coding sequence ATGATTAAACCTATTTTATTTTTAGCAGTAATGACTCAGTTTGTTTTCTGTAAACAGGCAGACAACAATCCTATAAAAAATGACAATCTATCTTCTAAGAAAGAGGTTGAAAACCATCAACCTCTAAAAGATACTGTAAGAGGAGATTTTAATAAAGACAATAAAGTTGATTATCTTCAGATTCTGGATAAATCACCAGAAGAAAAACAAGTTAAAATTTTCTTACAAGGTGCCAACAATAAGTTTTCGGAAACAAAATCCTTTATGGTCAATAATGATGATTTCACAGAGGTAGAAGATCCTGTCAACAATTTATTTATTTCAAGCATAAAGCCTGGTGAAATAATCGTCGGAGCTTCTTGTTGTGGAAATTTTAAAACAACAGAAACCCACTATTACAAATTTATTAAGGATAACTGGTATTTGTATAAAACATCAATCTCAACAGTTGATGATGATTTCATTCCTAACATTACAATGGATATGAATAATTTATCCAACAGCATTGATAATAAAACAGCGGACAATAACGATATTTACAATAAAGATATCAAGGAATCAAAAGAAAACTCATTATCAAATTTCAGTAAATCCTTAGTATTATTGAAATCAGCAAGTAAAACCAATGCCTTAAATAAGCAAAATACGATAGATATTGAAACAATTGCTGAATGGCTTTATTTCAATCCTCTCAATGAAAATAATTTAAATGATTATAATGATATTGCCTATTATAATGCTTATACCAAAGATGGGAATCTCTCCTCTATTTTCTTGTTAAAGGAAATCATTGAAAAATATCCAAACAGAGTTGTAGCCTATTTAAATTTAGGAGATTCATATTGGACCTTTGACAATAAAGAAAAAGCAAAAGAAGCATATCTTAAATATATTGATTTGATGAAAAGTCAGAAAAAAGATACTTCAAAAATTCCTCAAAGAGTGTACGACCGAACTAAATAA
- a CDS encoding prephenate dehydrogenase, whose translation MKISIIGVGLIGGSMALKLREKNIASFIYGIDNSKQHIDEALDLKIIDAETNLQQGVKDSDLIILAIPVDAARKLLPNVLDLVSDHQTVMDAGSTKAGIVGAVKNHPKRSRFVAFHPMWGTENNGPKSAIAESFSGKAGVICNKEESAEDALNIVEGIVNALEMHTIYMNAEDHDIHTAYISHISHITSYALANTVLEKEREEETIFQLASSGFSSTVRLAKSHPEMWVPIFKQNKENVLDVLNEHITQLRKFKSALEKENYEYLEELITNANRIRGILR comes from the coding sequence ATGAAAATAAGTATTATTGGAGTAGGATTAATCGGAGGTTCAATGGCCTTGAAATTGAGAGAAAAAAACATCGCCAGCTTCATCTATGGAATTGATAACAGCAAACAGCATATTGACGAAGCATTGGATTTAAAAATAATTGATGCCGAAACAAATCTGCAACAGGGAGTGAAAGATTCAGATCTTATTATCCTGGCCATTCCTGTAGATGCTGCAAGAAAACTGTTGCCCAATGTTTTGGATCTTGTATCAGACCATCAAACCGTTATGGATGCCGGATCTACCAAAGCAGGAATTGTGGGTGCCGTTAAAAACCATCCTAAACGATCAAGATTTGTAGCCTTTCACCCTATGTGGGGTACCGAAAATAATGGACCAAAATCTGCCATTGCTGAAAGTTTCTCTGGCAAAGCCGGAGTAATCTGCAACAAAGAAGAATCCGCAGAAGATGCACTGAACATCGTTGAAGGTATTGTGAATGCTCTTGAAATGCACACCATTTATATGAATGCTGAAGACCATGACATCCACACGGCTTATATTTCCCATATCTCTCACATCACCTCTTATGCCCTGGCCAATACCGTCCTGGAAAAGGAACGCGAAGAAGAAACCATCTTCCAGCTTGCCAGTTCCGGATTCTCAAGTACGGTTCGTCTTGCCAAATCACACCCTGAAATGTGGGTTCCCATTTTTAAGCAAAACAAAGAAAATGTATTAGATGTTTTGAATGAACATATTACCCAGCTGAGAAAATTCAAATCTGCTTTAGAAAAAGAAAACTATGAATATCTTGAAGAATTGATTACCAATGCGAATAGAATCAGAGGGATATTAAGGTAA
- a CDS encoding DUF2089 family protein, which translates to MKLPIVCPSCDSTLNVSQMKCPSCKTEVSGDYELPVLLKLNRDEQDFVLNFFLSSGSIKEMAKQAGLSYPTMRNKMDDLITKVEQLKNKL; encoded by the coding sequence ATGAAGTTACCGATAGTCTGCCCAAGCTGTGATAGCACACTTAATGTAAGCCAGATGAAATGCCCAAGTTGTAAAACGGAAGTAAGTGGAGATTATGAACTTCCTGTTCTGCTTAAACTCAATCGTGATGAGCAGGATTTTGTACTCAATTTCTTCCTGTCTAGTGGAAGCATTAAAGAAATGGCTAAACAAGCAGGTCTATCCTATCCTACGATGAGAAATAAAATGGATGATCTGATCACAAAGGTGGAACAATTGAAAAATAAACTATAA
- a CDS encoding YIP1 family protein, protein MNWKTIFNPFERFDEKLLLLVGILAIALSIVAGYWTGTTFTSIYRISSVENASFQTIVISTLLSFIAAIAVLFILGKILNSKTRIIDIVNTVLISQLVLILFQCIGKISSIRLAGKNIIKYQSDPSGAFPFLDFMIMICMTVFSITTLIYSITLFYNGFKTATNIKKWQHIVLFCIVSLISTLVCQILINKII, encoded by the coding sequence ATGAACTGGAAAACCATTTTTAATCCGTTTGAAAGATTCGATGAAAAACTTTTACTTCTTGTCGGAATCCTTGCAATCGCTCTGTCTATAGTTGCAGGATATTGGACAGGTACTACATTCACCAGTATATACAGAATCAGCTCTGTAGAAAATGCATCATTTCAGACCATTGTAATCTCTACTTTATTAAGCTTTATAGCGGCCATTGCGGTTCTTTTTATTTTAGGCAAAATTCTAAATAGCAAGACAAGGATTATTGACATTGTCAATACGGTTTTAATTTCTCAGCTTGTTCTGATCCTTTTTCAATGCATCGGAAAAATATCATCCATTAGGCTGGCCGGAAAAAATATCATCAAGTATCAGTCTGATCCTTCGGGAGCATTTCCCTTTCTTGATTTTATGATTATGATTTGCATGACGGTTTTTTCCATTACCACACTTATCTATAGCATTACCCTTTTCTATAACGGATTCAAAACAGCAACCAATATTAAAAAATGGCAGCATATTGTACTCTTTTGTATTGTTTCATTGATCAGCACTTTAGTCTGCCAAATTCTCATTAATAAAATCATTTAA
- a CDS encoding serine hydrolase domain-containing protein, with amino-acid sequence MKIKLLLVLVSLAQLSYAQIEGVWNGELDTQNMKLPVIFTITKKSKAYTTILVSPKQSSREIPVEKTDFNNNELSFEIGSINAGYKGVYKTDHFEGNLIQNGRTISLNLYRDKKPETSDVAYLGEKSINTQKIDDFLNYMVQNNQEIGSVAIFRNGISIYKRDFGQNLLPANTTYDQNTGYQIGSISKLITAVMLFQLIEKGKLNLSDPLSKFYPEIPNAKNITIQTMLNHTSGLGDYAGESIKDNWLFGKAVGDKAIIEVIKKEGVKSKPGEKLRYSNSAYFLLSRILEKIHNKPYNEVLKENILERTSMPNTFSVLDNPKNIFKSYEFKKDTWTEVKDFDFHNCIGLGDITSTPEDLNTFINALFNGKLIKKETVDMMISNPKEKVFGSGIMKVPFYNIISYGHGGDTAGSHSIVTFEPTDQLSYAVTINGQNFPHNNFYIALMNLIYGKDYQYPVFNTAKIPVADLEKYIGDYTSKDIALGLKILIKDQTLYAQGTNQPEFPLTATEKDQFTFEKAGLKISFIPEKKQLNLTQGGKTFLFSKKTSDQ; translated from the coding sequence ATGAAAATCAAATTATTATTAGTGCTGGTGAGTCTGGCACAGCTTTCTTACGCCCAAATTGAAGGAGTCTGGAATGGTGAGTTGGATACTCAGAATATGAAACTTCCTGTTATCTTTACAATAACAAAGAAATCAAAAGCTTATACTACCATTCTTGTAAGCCCAAAACAAAGTTCAAGAGAAATCCCTGTAGAGAAAACAGATTTCAATAATAATGAACTTAGTTTTGAAATAGGCAGCATCAATGCAGGCTACAAAGGAGTTTATAAAACAGATCATTTTGAAGGAAATTTAATTCAGAATGGCAGAACCATTTCTTTAAACCTTTACAGGGATAAAAAGCCGGAAACTTCTGATGTCGCTTATCTTGGCGAGAAATCAATCAACACACAAAAGATTGATGATTTTTTAAACTATATGGTTCAGAATAATCAGGAAATCGGAAGTGTAGCCATTTTCAGAAACGGAATCTCCATCTATAAAAGAGACTTCGGTCAGAATCTTTTACCCGCAAACACTACTTATGATCAAAACACAGGGTATCAGATAGGCTCTATCAGTAAACTTATTACTGCTGTGATGCTTTTTCAGCTTATAGAAAAGGGAAAATTAAACCTTTCCGATCCTCTTTCCAAATTCTATCCTGAAATTCCCAATGCTAAAAACATTACTATCCAGACCATGCTGAACCATACCAGCGGATTGGGAGATTATGCAGGTGAATCTATTAAAGACAACTGGCTTTTTGGAAAAGCAGTAGGTGATAAGGCCATTATCGAAGTCATCAAAAAAGAAGGGGTAAAATCTAAACCCGGGGAGAAACTGAGATATTCCAACTCTGCCTATTTTCTATTAAGCAGGATACTGGAAAAAATCCATAACAAGCCTTATAATGAAGTTTTAAAGGAAAATATTCTGGAAAGAACTTCAATGCCCAACACGTTTTCTGTTCTTGACAATCCAAAGAATATTTTTAAATCGTATGAATTTAAAAAAGATACCTGGACAGAAGTAAAAGATTTTGATTTTCATAATTGTATCGGCTTAGGAGACATTACTTCTACTCCTGAAGACCTGAATACCTTTATCAATGCGCTATTCAATGGTAAATTGATCAAGAAAGAAACTGTTGATATGATGATTTCCAATCCAAAAGAAAAAGTATTTGGTTCGGGAATCATGAAAGTTCCGTTCTACAATATAATTTCCTACGGACATGGCGGTGATACGGCAGGAAGTCATTCAATAGTAACCTTCGAACCGACAGATCAACTATCTTACGCTGTAACCATTAATGGGCAAAACTTTCCTCATAATAATTTCTATATTGCCCTTATGAACCTTATATACGGCAAAGATTATCAATATCCGGTATTTAATACTGCTAAAATACCTGTTGCTGATCTTGAAAAATATATAGGCGATTACACTTCAAAAGATATTGCTCTAGGCTTAAAGATTTTGATTAAAGATCAAACATTATACGCCCAGGGCACCAACCAGCCGGAATTTCCACTCACTGCAACAGAAAAAGACCAGTTCACCTTTGAAAAAGCAGGCCTAAAAATCTCTTTCATACCGGAAAAGAAACAACTCAACTTGACCCAAGGCGGAAAAACGTTTTTGTTCAGTAAAAAGACTTCTGACCAATAG
- a CDS encoding L-serine ammonia-lyase translates to MESISVFEIIKVGIGPSSSHTMGPWNAASAFIRIIKRERSIEEVKEVFLEFFGSLAKTGIGHGTDIAGMLGLNGEDYKVIDTTKIDEKIDYIKSTQTLNLGGEKVIPFIYGHHLILNMKKSLDFHPNGMIFRAVFEDGTELVQDFYSVGGGFIASQEKNSIQKQCVRTLYPCHKASDIAKYCEKLGLKKISDLIFINEESWRTQEETKAEALYIWQQIKECIYKGVNKEGILPGGLNVTRRAAGINRKLLGDKIYKNKDEWFQQVVDAEENFTNINKWIACFALAVNEENASFGRIITAPTNGASGVIPAVLMYSQAFTDSISEDDIIRFLLVAGEIGTLFKKNATISAAMGGCQAEIGVSSAMAAAGLTEILGGSVGQVLMAAEIAMEHHLGLTCDPIRGLVQIPCIERNTMGAMKAITAANIALESDPAKAKVTLDEVIQTMWETALSMSDRFKETSEGGLAIAVNVPEC, encoded by the coding sequence ATGGAATCAATATCGGTTTTTGAGATTATTAAAGTAGGGATAGGTCCATCCAGTTCGCATACGATGGGGCCATGGAATGCAGCATCTGCATTCATCAGGATTATAAAAAGAGAAAGATCAATAGAAGAAGTGAAAGAAGTCTTTCTTGAATTCTTCGGTTCACTTGCCAAAACGGGAATAGGGCACGGAACAGATATCGCAGGAATGCTTGGTCTCAATGGTGAAGATTATAAAGTGATTGATACCACCAAAATTGATGAAAAAATAGATTATATCAAGAGTACTCAAACCCTTAATCTTGGAGGGGAAAAGGTGATTCCATTTATTTATGGACATCATTTGATTCTCAATATGAAAAAATCTCTTGATTTTCACCCGAATGGGATGATTTTCAGAGCTGTTTTTGAAGATGGAACCGAGCTTGTTCAGGATTTTTATTCTGTAGGAGGAGGTTTTATTGCCAGCCAGGAAAAAAACTCAATTCAGAAGCAATGTGTAAGAACATTGTACCCTTGCCATAAGGCTTCAGATATTGCAAAATATTGTGAAAAACTGGGCCTTAAAAAGATTTCAGACTTAATTTTTATTAATGAAGAAAGCTGGAGAACCCAGGAAGAGACGAAAGCAGAAGCATTGTATATCTGGCAGCAGATCAAAGAATGTATTTATAAAGGAGTCAATAAAGAAGGTATTCTTCCCGGAGGATTAAATGTCACCAGAAGAGCAGCGGGAATCAACAGAAAGTTGTTGGGAGATAAAATTTATAAGAATAAGGATGAATGGTTCCAACAGGTTGTGGATGCTGAAGAAAATTTCACCAATATCAATAAATGGATTGCCTGTTTTGCACTGGCAGTGAATGAGGAAAATGCAAGCTTTGGAAGAATTATCACAGCACCTACCAATGGAGCAAGTGGCGTAATTCCGGCAGTTTTGATGTATTCTCAGGCGTTTACAGATTCTATCAGTGAAGATGATATCATTCGTTTCTTATTGGTAGCAGGAGAAATTGGGACATTATTCAAGAAAAATGCAACCATCTCTGCTGCAATGGGTGGATGTCAGGCAGAAATCGGAGTTTCATCTGCAATGGCTGCAGCAGGTCTTACAGAAATTTTAGGAGGAAGTGTAGGACAAGTATTGATGGCCGCAGAAATTGCGATGGAGCATCACCTTGGACTAACATGTGACCCTATCAGAGGACTTGTACAGATTCCATGTATTGAAAGAAATACAATGGGGGCAATGAAAGCTATTACAGCCGCCAATATCGCACTGGAAAGTGATCCTGCCAAAGCAAAAGTAACTTTAGATGAGGTAATTCAGACGATGTGGGAAACGGCTCTTTCTATGAGTGACCGCTTCAAAGAAACTTCTGAAGGAGGCTTAGCGATTGCGGTGAATGTTCCGGAATGCTAG
- a CDS encoding Crp/Fnr family transcriptional regulator: protein METLIKSITEHVKLSPEEISLCKSFWTERTLEKGESLLRNGEICRHDSYIISGVLKAFCINSENGNEEILFLAIDHWWATDISSFSKQKTSIYNIQAVEKTTLLQISHLSFQKMLEQIPSLEKYFRIILEGYLGTLEKRIVFNHMYKAEQKYYDFLDTYPDVASRVPQYLIASYLGVSAEFISRIRKKNKSS, encoded by the coding sequence ATGGAAACATTAATTAAAAGCATTACAGAGCATGTTAAGCTTAGTCCGGAAGAGATTTCCCTTTGTAAAAGTTTTTGGACAGAAAGAACGTTGGAAAAAGGGGAATCTCTTTTAAGAAATGGAGAGATCTGTCGGCATGACAGCTATATTATTTCAGGGGTTTTAAAGGCTTTTTGTATCAATTCTGAAAATGGAAATGAAGAGATCCTCTTTTTAGCAATTGACCATTGGTGGGCTACCGATATCTCCAGTTTCTCCAAACAAAAAACATCCATTTACAACATACAGGCAGTTGAAAAAACAACACTCCTACAGATCAGTCATCTCTCTTTTCAAAAAATGCTGGAACAAATTCCCTCTTTGGAAAAATATTTCAGGATTATTTTAGAAGGTTATTTGGGAACTCTTGAGAAAAGAATTGTTTTTAATCACATGTATAAAGCCGAACAGAAATATTATGATTTCCTGGATACCTATCCGGATGTGGCCTCCAGAGTTCCTCAATATTTAATAGCATCCTACTTAGGAGTATCTGCGGAATTTATAAGCAGGATCAGGAAAAAAAATAAATCCTCTTGA
- a CDS encoding FMN-dependent NADH-azoreductase, which yields MKVLIINASVRNGRSYSRKLTQLFVENWKTKYPSDTFTHRETGIDSIPNIDERWIAGAFKKPSDRTEENHKALQLSDELVKELKEHDIYVIGTPMYNWSIPAGLKAYIDQIMRINETWKFRSGVPDGDYAGLLENKKAFLLSTRGDTGYGENEKNGHINFQTTYLKHILGIMGVTDVTTFSLDNEEFGGEIFENSKNEIFKAIHSIE from the coding sequence ATGAAAGTACTGATTATCAATGCAAGTGTAAGAAACGGAAGATCTTACAGCAGAAAATTAACCCAACTTTTTGTTGAAAACTGGAAAACGAAATATCCATCCGATACATTCACTCATAGAGAAACCGGAATTGACAGTATTCCTAATATAGATGAACGCTGGATTGCCGGTGCCTTTAAAAAGCCCTCAGACAGAACAGAAGAAAACCATAAAGCCTTACAGTTAAGCGATGAGCTGGTAAAAGAACTCAAAGAACATGACATATATGTAATAGGAACTCCAATGTACAACTGGTCTATTCCAGCAGGATTAAAAGCCTATATCGATCAGATAATGAGAATTAATGAAACCTGGAAATTCAGATCCGGAGTTCCTGATGGTGATTATGCGGGGCTGCTGGAAAACAAAAAAGCTTTTCTATTATCAACGCGTGGTGACACTGGATATGGTGAAAATGAAAAAAACGGACACATCAATTTTCAGACTACCTATCTGAAACATATTTTAGGGATTATGGGAGTTACAGACGTTACTACCTTTTCATTGGATAATGAAGAATTTGGTGGTGAAATTTTTGAAAATTCAAAAAATGAAATCTTTAAGGCCATTCACTCTATTGAATAA
- a CDS encoding ammonium transporter has product MKIGFKWIVSFSMIALVAIGGLFWHPATDISGKGAFLTEDKIVGADVAWILAAAGLVLLMTPGLSFFYGGMVGKKNVISTMLQSFIALGVISIVWVVVGFSLSFGESLGITIAGKHYGIIGNPLSYPFFNGVGSLPHRMMAPTIPFILFALFQMKFAVITPAIITGSFAERVRFISYLLFIVLFSICIYTPLCHMVWHPDGLLNKYFGVKDFAGGTVVHMSAGFAALAGALVLGKRKNPHHEPSNIPYVLLGTGMLWFGWFGFNAGSALSASASAATAFGTTTIASASAMMTWIFFDRINGRSVSSLGACIGAVVGLVAITPGCGFVSIQESLFIGFISAIVSNLMVNWKALNKVDDTLDVFACHGVGGIMGMILTAIFAHGENASLLHGGVDVFLHHLAALFLVSVFTFFGSLLLYKVTNAMITLRVSEDSENMGLDLSQHRERFN; this is encoded by the coding sequence TTCTGGCATCCGGCTACAGATATTTCCGGTAAGGGCGCATTTTTAACTGAAGATAAAATTGTAGGAGCAGATGTAGCCTGGATTCTGGCAGCAGCAGGACTTGTATTATTAATGACACCGGGATTATCCTTCTTTTATGGAGGAATGGTAGGTAAAAAGAATGTAATTTCTACGATGCTGCAAAGCTTTATTGCTTTAGGAGTGATCTCTATCGTATGGGTGGTGGTTGGTTTTTCATTATCCTTTGGTGAATCTTTGGGGATTACCATTGCCGGGAAACATTATGGAATCATTGGAAATCCTTTAAGCTATCCCTTTTTTAATGGAGTGGGAAGTCTGCCACATCGCATGATGGCACCTACTATTCCTTTTATTCTGTTTGCTTTATTCCAGATGAAATTTGCTGTGATTACCCCTGCCATTATTACAGGGTCTTTTGCGGAGAGGGTTCGCTTCATTTCTTACCTTTTATTCATTGTTCTGTTCAGTATTTGTATTTATACTCCGCTATGCCATATGGTTTGGCATCCTGATGGCCTTTTAAATAAATATTTCGGAGTGAAAGATTTTGCCGGTGGAACTGTTGTACACATGAGTGCAGGTTTTGCAGCACTCGCAGGAGCTTTGGTATTGGGAAAACGGAAAAATCCGCATCATGAACCTTCCAATATTCCTTATGTGCTTCTGGGAACAGGAATGTTGTGGTTTGGATGGTTTGGGTTCAATGCAGGATCTGCTTTAAGTGCTTCTGCGTCTGCAGCAACAGCTTTTGGAACAACCACCATTGCTTCGGCTTCTGCCATGATGACCTGGATCTTTTTTGACAGGATTAACGGGAGAAGTGTATCTTCTTTGGGAGCCTGTATCGGTGCAGTGGTTGGGCTTGTAGCGATAACACCCGGATGCGGATTTGTCAGCATTCAGGAGAGTCTTTTTATAGGGTTTATTTCTGCCATTGTTTCTAACCTGATGGTCAACTGGAAAGCTTTAAATAAGGTAGATGATACCCTGGATGTTTTTGCCTGTCATGGAGTAGGTGGTATTATGGGAATGATTCTGACTGCTATTTTTGCTCATGGTGAGAACGCCAGTCTTCTTCATGGAGGAGTTGATGTATTTCTTCATCATCTGGCTGCATTATTTCTGGTGTCTGTATTTACTTTTTTCGGGTCTTTATTGTTGTATAAAGTGACCAATGCGATGATTACATTAAGGGTTTCGGAGGATTCTGAAAATATGGGGTTAGATCTTTCCCAACACCGGGAGCGTTTTAATTAA